The Vitis vinifera cultivar Pinot Noir 40024 chromosome 8, ASM3070453v1 genome segment TGGGCAAAAGCCCCacgaaaacataaataaaagggaaaaaaaaaataaacataggaagatatggaaaaaataaaaggaaaaaaaaataaacatagaaAGATATGGAAAAAAGAGCAGACAGCAGCACATGTTGGTTAACTAGGATGGGCCAGTCCATCAAGTGGTGGTGGGGGGGACCATGTGATATTTCCTTTTCCATTCTGGTGCACCAACCCTGCCATCCTATCCTATCTCCTATGGTGTTTCTACTCCTTTCTCTTATATATACTCTTTGTTAGAACTTTGGTCTAACTCATGTGAGCCAGTGCTGTGGACGACTCATCAACAATTAGAAGATGGTCTTAACCACTCCAGGGGCATTTGCCTCATTACCATCCATCCCTATACTATGAAACCTAGCCATGAGCCATGCACAAGGGCTCTCATGGTTTTATTACTTTTGCGGATGTAACGGTGGATGATAATTCGAGTACCAAAGAtaaagagaaaatggagaacAGGTCATGCTTTTATTTGATGGAGTAAATGGCCAACAACCAGGGGGAAAATAATTGATGCCGACACACATCGTGCACTAGTGAACCTGCCTACTAGGTTGGGTAAAAATTGGTTGAGTTGTCTGTCATTTATGAGTCCTGCCAAATCAGTATATTCCGAGAAACACAGACTAATAAGATGATAagatgataatatatatatatatatatatatatatatatatatatatatatatatatatatatatatattcataccTTGATCcaacaacttaaattttatcacGCACTTTCAATGATTCAGATTCCATGTTCCATGTTATATAGGTATCACCCTAGAATTTTCCATCGTTTATTTGGTGATAATAAGCCAAGTAGGCTACCTTGGCTTCTGTTGTACGTCCATAATCAGCCTAAACATACGTTCGGTTTGGTTGAGACTTGGCCTTTATCATCTTCATAACTTCAATTGCAAAAGTTCAGAAGCATGAAGATTTGGGAGAGCTACATATTGAGACCAGCGTGATAGAAAGAATGCCTAACATTTCTgaatctacaattttttttttttttcaaacaagaGAGTTGCTGTCATTTCCCAGGCTTTAGATCTCAAGATTTTCAAAACAGAACACTCATGTCAGTCAAATTTTTACATGCCAACGCAAAATATACACTCAAAAGCTCTAAATACAGCATCTGGAATACTCACAACGAAAGACTTTTCAGTGCCCTCTCAACCAACATGGATCATCTTAGCAGTCATTTATTACACTGGGTCATGGAATCTAAAATAGCAGTTATCTTCTTCTGTAGCTCAGGTTTGTTCGCCCCCACAAGCTTGTCTACCTGTTGCCCATCTCTGAGGAAGAAAAAGGTTGGAGTGGCTTTGATATCCCATGAAGAACTGAATTCCTGCGTTATACCATAAaccatttcaatatttttttctagatatttggttgatatttttcatttttcttttatcttttccaGGGCATGTTGATTATGCTGCTGGAACCTATGAGTTGCAGGCCGGATCAAACCATTAACATCCATTGGGCATTGCCCAAGATAATGAGACTCAGCAGAAAGCCATGTAgctaaattttatttaactcaGGCAAATGGTCAGAGCCAAGGTTTTTGCCAAAGAGCTAGCTTAATGTGTCTGAGATGAAACCTTTTGTTCTTCAGTTCAAAGCTTCCAATATGATTTATTACTTACACTTAGTTCATCAACATCAACAGTTAGAAACATCAGAGAAGGGTGTGCCTCAGATAGTTCGCAGTAGAATGGTGCAATCATTTTACAAGGACCACACCATGTTGCACTAAAATTTGCAATCACCTGTCGAATATGCAGCTCCAATTagtgaaaattggaaaaatattgTACAACTGAACTCACCAGATAAATCAAATTGCAATGAAGAGCAATTCCTCAAGCAAACAAGTATGTTATAGGCTAATAGCTGGACTGGCTGATTCCCATTTGTGCATATGTGTGCATGCAAGTGCATGCGTGAAGAGAGAATGGGAGTGATACCATATGACATGGCCCACTTCTTCCACCAGAACAAAACAGGATTGAAGAACTTACAATCTTTCCATCTTTGCTTGCTTCTGCCAACTTCTCCTCCCAATTTTCTTTGGTAGTGATAAGGTGTACATTTCCACTAGCAAATGCAGCATTGTGATCggaatcatcatcatcattgtgATGCTGCACCATGCATGTTATACCTTCTCGTCAAATGCCTTAGCAAGTTAAGAATATAAAACTGACGCTATAGTACACTCAGAGTTTTGAAATCATCATGTCAAGGCAATATCATAGTTGACAAAACTGATTAATTGACGTGGACAAGAGTATTCTCTTTTCCCGCTACGTGGATAAATACTAAAGggttacaaaataaaaatgtatcaTTATAGTTTTAGGCCATGGTTTGACTTCCCATGGAAAACTGGATAGGTGTTTATTAGCTAGTAAAAAAAACCAGtcactaaaatgggtcccctTCCCAGAAAGAGAATGAATTGAAGGGAGTCTCCATAACATATGACATGGAAATGAATGGGGACAaaataagagaagaaaaaagaaaaggacacTCTTTTAAAGGAAACATTCATTTTTCTTAGATATCATATGATCAAAATAACTGCCTCACTGTTGGTGGATTCCTgctatcaataaataaataaagaaagaatacaactgatttttgaagaaaag includes the following:
- the LOC100267093 gene encoding thioredoxin H-type; its protein translation is MGQCFMKHHNDDDDSDHNAAFASGNVHLITTKENWEEKLAEASKDGKIVIANFSATWCGPCKMIAPFYCELSEAHPSLMFLTVDVDELSEFSSSWDIKATPTFFFLRDGQQVDKLVGANKPELQKKITAILDSMTQCNK